A section of the Malus sylvestris chromosome 17, drMalSylv7.2, whole genome shotgun sequence genome encodes:
- the LOC126610187 gene encoding centromere protein C isoform X3 → MNDAWNSDPVDPLQGFTGLALFHQSCKAIPDSSTSIPFDFDRDLQAIHSQFNSTASQVKLVDQVKNILSDTSKTLKSGNPQATKQKSEGVPEKASQPNMSLLLPFDINGLENARNGKENFRGGAALVADQQAIHIRLKPMASQHSPSKPKDQVENIVSGTSEILEPGNRQALKQKNKVVPGKAAESPRQRRPALGLKRARFSMMPDSSQHDTSLLPPFDAQKYTDPEELFKELEKYENAKKELEKLKGGAILDAYKHNPSPIKRTRRPSILRKRAKHKHSYPLMDFESGENGSPLNHSTRIKPNENVAWEEMDLAGSLAEEVNVGDFDELLSLSTECLEGDGAVTHVQKCLRMKPIEPEKSDVPELQGIPKGDCLTDIDNLLKGLISSTGVKHRKRAEGSIHFASPKPPKSPFTSILDLHKRILHSSPSSDPFSAHGIDQLPVPNPSSVENRNKQSELVDMREQITVSNALKSPFIEQDSIEVAVIGGSSDVDLNEFSYASKRSVSEDSSKHDARIDFGSSGSHVGLEDNIGGSNMHKRVINDTSHSPGANTDAWDNGDKGDNDGDEIQVENEHEEAVASAEPVLNVADSTLGKAGNTLNDNMHPDADTDNRDNVANDGDEVEDKHEEAVAGEEPELNVADSTMENTSSALNENIQIKENSRPRIKRKSREVSRRKSLAGAGTTWQSGVRRSTRIKTRPLEYWKGERLLYGRIHDSLVTVIGIKYASPEKDNGRGPLKVKSFVSDEYKELVELAALH, encoded by the exons ATGAATGACGCTTGGAACTCCGATCCAGTGGATCCGCTGCAGGGTTTCACAGGCCTCGCCCTCTTCCACCAGAGCTGCAAGGCTATTCCAGACAGTTCAACTTCCATTCCATTTGATTTCGACCGCGACCTCCAAGCCATCCATTCCCAGTTCAACTCCACG GCCTCACAAGTTAAACTTGTAGATCAGGTAAAAAACATTTTAAGTGATACTTCAAAAACTCTGAAGTCTGGTAATCCACAAGCAACAAAACAGAAAAGTGAAGGTGTTCCTGAAAAGGCTAG TCAACCTAATATGAGTTTGCTACTGCCTTTTGACATCAATGGGCTTGAGA ACGCTAGAAATGGAAAAGAGAATTTCAGGGGTGGTGCTGCATTGGTTGCAGATCAGCAAGCTATCCATATCCGACTCAAGCCAATG GCCTCACAACATAGTCCAAGTAAACCTAAAGATCAAGTGGAAAACATTGTAAGTGGTACTTCAGAAATTCTGGAGCCTGGTAATCGACAGGCAttgaaacagaaaaataaagtTGTTCCCGGAAAGGCTGCGGAAAGTCCCCGACAGAGAAGACCAGCCTTGGGTCTTAAACGTGCTCGGTTTTCTATGATGCCTGATTCCAG TCAACATGATACGAGCTTGCTACCACCTTTTGATGCCCAAAAATATACAGACCCAGAAGAATTGTTCAAGGAACTTGAAAAATATGAGA ATGCTAAAAAAGAATTAGAGAAATTGAAGGGTGGTGCTATATTGGATGCATACAAGCACAATCCATCCCCAATTAAACGGACCCGTCGGCCATCGATTCTGAG AAAGCGGGCTAAGCACAAGCATTCCTATCCGCTGATGGATTTTGAAAGTGGTGAGAATGGTAGTCCACTGAATCATAGCACACGAATAAAACCTAACGAAAATGTTGCATGGGAGGAGATGGATTTAGCTG GTTCATTAGCTGAGGAAGTGAATGTTGGAGATTTTGATGAACTGCTGTCTCTAAGTACTGAATGTCTAGAAGGTGATGGGGCGGTCACTCATGTACAGAAGTGTTTGAGGATGAAACCAATTGAACCAGAGAAATCTGACGTCCCAGAATTGCAAGGTATCCCTAAGGGTGACTGTTTGACAGACATAGATAATTTGTTAAAAGGGTTAATCAGTTCAACAGGTGTGAAGCATAGAAAGCGGGCAGAAGGGTCTATTCATTTTGCATCTCCAAAACCACCAAAAAGCCCTTTTACTTCAATTCTGGATTTGCATAAGAGAATTTTACATTCAAGTCCATCAAGCGATCCATTTTCAGCTCATGGTATCGATCAGTTGCCAGTGCCAAATCCTTCATCAGTTGAGAACCGAAACAAACAATCTGAGCTGGTTGACATGAGAGAGCAGATTACCGTTTCTAATGCGTTGAAGTCCCCTTTCATTGAACAAGACAGTATTGAAGTTGCAGTGATAGGTGGTTCATCTGATGTGGATCTTAACGAATTCAGTTATGCATCGAAAAGATCTGTGAGTGAAGATTCAAGTAAACATGATGCGAGAATTGATTTTGGCTCAAGTGGATCTCATGTTGGCCTTGAGGATAACATTGGAGGGAGTAACATGCATAAAAGGGTTATAAATGATACATCACATAGCCCTGGTGCCAATACGGATGCTTGGGACAATGGGGACAAGGGAGACAATGACGGGGATGAG ATACAGGTCGAAAATGAACATGAGGAAGCAGTGGCTAGTGCGGAGCCTGTACTGAATGTGGCAGATTCAACTTTAGGAAAGGCAGGCAACACTCTGAATGACAATATGCACCCTGATGCTGATACTGATAATAGGGACAATGTGGCTAATGATGGGGACGAG GTGGAAGACAAACATGAGGAAGCAGTGGCTGGTGAGGAGCCTGAACTTAACGTGGCAGACTCAACTATGGAGAATACAAGCAGCGCTCTGAATGAAAATATACAGATCAAAGAAAACTCACGCCCACGGATAAAACGGAAGAGCAGAGAAGTTTCTAGAAGGAAAAGTCTAGCAG GGGCTGGTACAACGTGGCAATCTGGTGTAAGGCGAAGCACGAGGATCAAGACAAGACCCTTGGAGTATTGGAAAGGGGAGCGGCTGTTATATGGACGTATACACGACA GTTTGGTTACAGTAATTGGGATTAAGTACGCCTCTCCAGAAAAGGATAATGGAAGAGGTCCTCTGAAGGTGAAGTCATTCGTCTCTGACGAATACAAAGAGCTTGTCGAGCTGGCAGCTTTGCATTGA
- the LOC126610187 gene encoding centromere protein C isoform X1: MNDAWNSDPVDPLQGFTGLALFHQSCKAIPDSSTSIPFDFDRDLQAIHSQFNSTASQVKLVDQVKNILSDTSKTLKSGNPQATKQKSEGVPEKASQPNMSLLLPFDINGLENARNGKENFRGGAALVADQQAIHIRLKPMASQHSPSKPKDQVENIVSGTSEILEPGNRQALKQKNKVVPGKAAESPRQRRPALGLKRARFSMMPDSSQHDTSLLPPFDAQKYTDPEELFKELEKYENAKKELEKLKGGAILDAYKHNPSPIKRTRRPSILRKRAKHKHSYPLMDFESGENGSPLNHSTRIKPNENVAWEEMDLAGSLAEEVNVGDFDELLSLSTECLEGDGAVTHVQKCLRMKPIEPEKSDVPELQGIPKGDCLTDIDNLLKGLISSTGVKHRKRAEGSIHFASPKPPKSPFTSILDLHKRILHSSPSSDPFSAHGIDQLPVPNPSSVENRNKQSELVDMREQITVSNALKSPFIEQDSIEVAVIGGSSDVDLNEFSYASKRSVSEDSSKHDARIDFGSSGSHVGLEDNIGGSNMHKRVINDTSHSPGANTDAWDNGDKGDNDGDEIQVENEHEEAVASAEPVLNVADSTLGKAGNTLNDNMHPDADTDNRDNVANDGDETQVEDKHEEAVAGEEPELNVADSTMENTSSALNENIQIKENSRPRIKRKSREVSRRKSLAGAGTTWQSGVRRSTRIKTRPLEYWKGERLLYGRIHDSLVTVIGIKYASPEKDNGRGPLKVKSFVSDEYKELVELAALH; encoded by the exons ATGAATGACGCTTGGAACTCCGATCCAGTGGATCCGCTGCAGGGTTTCACAGGCCTCGCCCTCTTCCACCAGAGCTGCAAGGCTATTCCAGACAGTTCAACTTCCATTCCATTTGATTTCGACCGCGACCTCCAAGCCATCCATTCCCAGTTCAACTCCACG GCCTCACAAGTTAAACTTGTAGATCAGGTAAAAAACATTTTAAGTGATACTTCAAAAACTCTGAAGTCTGGTAATCCACAAGCAACAAAACAGAAAAGTGAAGGTGTTCCTGAAAAGGCTAG TCAACCTAATATGAGTTTGCTACTGCCTTTTGACATCAATGGGCTTGAGA ACGCTAGAAATGGAAAAGAGAATTTCAGGGGTGGTGCTGCATTGGTTGCAGATCAGCAAGCTATCCATATCCGACTCAAGCCAATG GCCTCACAACATAGTCCAAGTAAACCTAAAGATCAAGTGGAAAACATTGTAAGTGGTACTTCAGAAATTCTGGAGCCTGGTAATCGACAGGCAttgaaacagaaaaataaagtTGTTCCCGGAAAGGCTGCGGAAAGTCCCCGACAGAGAAGACCAGCCTTGGGTCTTAAACGTGCTCGGTTTTCTATGATGCCTGATTCCAG TCAACATGATACGAGCTTGCTACCACCTTTTGATGCCCAAAAATATACAGACCCAGAAGAATTGTTCAAGGAACTTGAAAAATATGAGA ATGCTAAAAAAGAATTAGAGAAATTGAAGGGTGGTGCTATATTGGATGCATACAAGCACAATCCATCCCCAATTAAACGGACCCGTCGGCCATCGATTCTGAG AAAGCGGGCTAAGCACAAGCATTCCTATCCGCTGATGGATTTTGAAAGTGGTGAGAATGGTAGTCCACTGAATCATAGCACACGAATAAAACCTAACGAAAATGTTGCATGGGAGGAGATGGATTTAGCTG GTTCATTAGCTGAGGAAGTGAATGTTGGAGATTTTGATGAACTGCTGTCTCTAAGTACTGAATGTCTAGAAGGTGATGGGGCGGTCACTCATGTACAGAAGTGTTTGAGGATGAAACCAATTGAACCAGAGAAATCTGACGTCCCAGAATTGCAAGGTATCCCTAAGGGTGACTGTTTGACAGACATAGATAATTTGTTAAAAGGGTTAATCAGTTCAACAGGTGTGAAGCATAGAAAGCGGGCAGAAGGGTCTATTCATTTTGCATCTCCAAAACCACCAAAAAGCCCTTTTACTTCAATTCTGGATTTGCATAAGAGAATTTTACATTCAAGTCCATCAAGCGATCCATTTTCAGCTCATGGTATCGATCAGTTGCCAGTGCCAAATCCTTCATCAGTTGAGAACCGAAACAAACAATCTGAGCTGGTTGACATGAGAGAGCAGATTACCGTTTCTAATGCGTTGAAGTCCCCTTTCATTGAACAAGACAGTATTGAAGTTGCAGTGATAGGTGGTTCATCTGATGTGGATCTTAACGAATTCAGTTATGCATCGAAAAGATCTGTGAGTGAAGATTCAAGTAAACATGATGCGAGAATTGATTTTGGCTCAAGTGGATCTCATGTTGGCCTTGAGGATAACATTGGAGGGAGTAACATGCATAAAAGGGTTATAAATGATACATCACATAGCCCTGGTGCCAATACGGATGCTTGGGACAATGGGGACAAGGGAGACAATGACGGGGATGAG ATACAGGTCGAAAATGAACATGAGGAAGCAGTGGCTAGTGCGGAGCCTGTACTGAATGTGGCAGATTCAACTTTAGGAAAGGCAGGCAACACTCTGAATGACAATATGCACCCTGATGCTGATACTGATAATAGGGACAATGTGGCTAATGATGGGGACGAG ACCCAGGTGGAAGACAAACATGAGGAAGCAGTGGCTGGTGAGGAGCCTGAACTTAACGTGGCAGACTCAACTATGGAGAATACAAGCAGCGCTCTGAATGAAAATATACAGATCAAAGAAAACTCACGCCCACGGATAAAACGGAAGAGCAGAGAAGTTTCTAGAAGGAAAAGTCTAGCAG GGGCTGGTACAACGTGGCAATCTGGTGTAAGGCGAAGCACGAGGATCAAGACAAGACCCTTGGAGTATTGGAAAGGGGAGCGGCTGTTATATGGACGTATACACGACA GTTTGGTTACAGTAATTGGGATTAAGTACGCCTCTCCAGAAAAGGATAATGGAAGAGGTCCTCTGAAGGTGAAGTCATTCGTCTCTGACGAATACAAAGAGCTTGTCGAGCTGGCAGCTTTGCATTGA
- the LOC126610187 gene encoding centromere protein C isoform X2 yields MNDAWNSDPVDPLQGFTGLALFHQSCKAIPDSSTSIPFDFDRDLQAIHSQFNSTASQVKLVDQVKNILSDTSKTLKSGNPQATKQKSEGVPEKASQPNMSLLLPFDINGLENARNGKENFRGGAALVADQQAIHIRLKPMASQHSPSKPKDQVENIVSGTSEILEPGNRQALKQKNKVVPGKAAESPRQRRPALGLKRARFSMMPDSSQHDTSLLPPFDAQKYTDPEELFKELEKYENAKKELEKLKGGAILDAYKHNPSPIKRTRRPSILRKRAKHKHSYPLMDFESGENGSPLNHSTRIKPNENVAWEEMDLAGSLAEEVNVGDFDELLSLSTECLEGDGAVTHVQKCLRMKPIEPEKSDVPELQGIPKGDCLTDIDNLLKGLISSTGVKHRKRAEGSIHFASPKPPKSPFTSILDLHKRILHSSPSSDPFSAHGIDQLPVPNPSSVENRNKQSELVDMREQITVSNALKSPFIEQDSIEVAVIGGSSDVDLNEFSYASKRSVSEDSSKHDARIDFGSSGSHVGLEDNIGGSNMHKRVINDTSHSPGANTDAWDNGDKGDNDGDEVENEHEEAVASAEPVLNVADSTLGKAGNTLNDNMHPDADTDNRDNVANDGDETQVEDKHEEAVAGEEPELNVADSTMENTSSALNENIQIKENSRPRIKRKSREVSRRKSLAGAGTTWQSGVRRSTRIKTRPLEYWKGERLLYGRIHDSLVTVIGIKYASPEKDNGRGPLKVKSFVSDEYKELVELAALH; encoded by the exons ATGAATGACGCTTGGAACTCCGATCCAGTGGATCCGCTGCAGGGTTTCACAGGCCTCGCCCTCTTCCACCAGAGCTGCAAGGCTATTCCAGACAGTTCAACTTCCATTCCATTTGATTTCGACCGCGACCTCCAAGCCATCCATTCCCAGTTCAACTCCACG GCCTCACAAGTTAAACTTGTAGATCAGGTAAAAAACATTTTAAGTGATACTTCAAAAACTCTGAAGTCTGGTAATCCACAAGCAACAAAACAGAAAAGTGAAGGTGTTCCTGAAAAGGCTAG TCAACCTAATATGAGTTTGCTACTGCCTTTTGACATCAATGGGCTTGAGA ACGCTAGAAATGGAAAAGAGAATTTCAGGGGTGGTGCTGCATTGGTTGCAGATCAGCAAGCTATCCATATCCGACTCAAGCCAATG GCCTCACAACATAGTCCAAGTAAACCTAAAGATCAAGTGGAAAACATTGTAAGTGGTACTTCAGAAATTCTGGAGCCTGGTAATCGACAGGCAttgaaacagaaaaataaagtTGTTCCCGGAAAGGCTGCGGAAAGTCCCCGACAGAGAAGACCAGCCTTGGGTCTTAAACGTGCTCGGTTTTCTATGATGCCTGATTCCAG TCAACATGATACGAGCTTGCTACCACCTTTTGATGCCCAAAAATATACAGACCCAGAAGAATTGTTCAAGGAACTTGAAAAATATGAGA ATGCTAAAAAAGAATTAGAGAAATTGAAGGGTGGTGCTATATTGGATGCATACAAGCACAATCCATCCCCAATTAAACGGACCCGTCGGCCATCGATTCTGAG AAAGCGGGCTAAGCACAAGCATTCCTATCCGCTGATGGATTTTGAAAGTGGTGAGAATGGTAGTCCACTGAATCATAGCACACGAATAAAACCTAACGAAAATGTTGCATGGGAGGAGATGGATTTAGCTG GTTCATTAGCTGAGGAAGTGAATGTTGGAGATTTTGATGAACTGCTGTCTCTAAGTACTGAATGTCTAGAAGGTGATGGGGCGGTCACTCATGTACAGAAGTGTTTGAGGATGAAACCAATTGAACCAGAGAAATCTGACGTCCCAGAATTGCAAGGTATCCCTAAGGGTGACTGTTTGACAGACATAGATAATTTGTTAAAAGGGTTAATCAGTTCAACAGGTGTGAAGCATAGAAAGCGGGCAGAAGGGTCTATTCATTTTGCATCTCCAAAACCACCAAAAAGCCCTTTTACTTCAATTCTGGATTTGCATAAGAGAATTTTACATTCAAGTCCATCAAGCGATCCATTTTCAGCTCATGGTATCGATCAGTTGCCAGTGCCAAATCCTTCATCAGTTGAGAACCGAAACAAACAATCTGAGCTGGTTGACATGAGAGAGCAGATTACCGTTTCTAATGCGTTGAAGTCCCCTTTCATTGAACAAGACAGTATTGAAGTTGCAGTGATAGGTGGTTCATCTGATGTGGATCTTAACGAATTCAGTTATGCATCGAAAAGATCTGTGAGTGAAGATTCAAGTAAACATGATGCGAGAATTGATTTTGGCTCAAGTGGATCTCATGTTGGCCTTGAGGATAACATTGGAGGGAGTAACATGCATAAAAGGGTTATAAATGATACATCACATAGCCCTGGTGCCAATACGGATGCTTGGGACAATGGGGACAAGGGAGACAATGACGGGGATGAG GTCGAAAATGAACATGAGGAAGCAGTGGCTAGTGCGGAGCCTGTACTGAATGTGGCAGATTCAACTTTAGGAAAGGCAGGCAACACTCTGAATGACAATATGCACCCTGATGCTGATACTGATAATAGGGACAATGTGGCTAATGATGGGGACGAG ACCCAGGTGGAAGACAAACATGAGGAAGCAGTGGCTGGTGAGGAGCCTGAACTTAACGTGGCAGACTCAACTATGGAGAATACAAGCAGCGCTCTGAATGAAAATATACAGATCAAAGAAAACTCACGCCCACGGATAAAACGGAAGAGCAGAGAAGTTTCTAGAAGGAAAAGTCTAGCAG GGGCTGGTACAACGTGGCAATCTGGTGTAAGGCGAAGCACGAGGATCAAGACAAGACCCTTGGAGTATTGGAAAGGGGAGCGGCTGTTATATGGACGTATACACGACA GTTTGGTTACAGTAATTGGGATTAAGTACGCCTCTCCAGAAAAGGATAATGGAAGAGGTCCTCTGAAGGTGAAGTCATTCGTCTCTGACGAATACAAAGAGCTTGTCGAGCTGGCAGCTTTGCATTGA
- the LOC126610187 gene encoding centromere protein C isoform X4: protein MNDAWNSDPVDPLQGFTGLALFHQSCKAIPDSSTSIPFDFDRDLQAIHSQFNSTASQVKLVDQVKNILSDTSKTLKSGNPQATKQKSEGVPEKASQPNMSLLLPFDINGLENARNGKENFRGGAALVADQQAIHIRLKPMASQHSPSKPKDQVENIVSGTSEILEPGNRQALKQKNKVVPGKAAESPRQRRPALGLKRARFSMMPDSSQHDTSLLPPFDAQKYTDPEELFKELEKYENAKKELEKLKGGAILDAYKHNPSPIKRTRRPSILRKRAKHKHSYPLMDFESGENGSPLNHSTRIKPNENVAWEEMDLAGSLAEEVNVGDFDELLSLSTECLEGDGAVTHVQKCLRMKPIEPEKSDVPELQGIPKGDCLTDIDNLLKGLISSTGVKHRKRAEGSIHFASPKPPKSPFTSILDLHKRILHSSPSSDPFSAHGIDQLPVPNPSSVENRNKQSELVDMREQITVSNALKSPFIEQDSIEVAVIGGSSDVDLNEFSYASKRSVSEDSSKHDARIDFGSSGSHVGLEDNIGGSNMHKRVINDTSHSPGANTDAWDNGDKGDNDGDEVENEHEEAVASAEPVLNVADSTLGKAGNTLNDNMHPDADTDNRDNVANDGDEVEDKHEEAVAGEEPELNVADSTMENTSSALNENIQIKENSRPRIKRKSREVSRRKSLAGAGTTWQSGVRRSTRIKTRPLEYWKGERLLYGRIHDSLVTVIGIKYASPEKDNGRGPLKVKSFVSDEYKELVELAALH, encoded by the exons ATGAATGACGCTTGGAACTCCGATCCAGTGGATCCGCTGCAGGGTTTCACAGGCCTCGCCCTCTTCCACCAGAGCTGCAAGGCTATTCCAGACAGTTCAACTTCCATTCCATTTGATTTCGACCGCGACCTCCAAGCCATCCATTCCCAGTTCAACTCCACG GCCTCACAAGTTAAACTTGTAGATCAGGTAAAAAACATTTTAAGTGATACTTCAAAAACTCTGAAGTCTGGTAATCCACAAGCAACAAAACAGAAAAGTGAAGGTGTTCCTGAAAAGGCTAG TCAACCTAATATGAGTTTGCTACTGCCTTTTGACATCAATGGGCTTGAGA ACGCTAGAAATGGAAAAGAGAATTTCAGGGGTGGTGCTGCATTGGTTGCAGATCAGCAAGCTATCCATATCCGACTCAAGCCAATG GCCTCACAACATAGTCCAAGTAAACCTAAAGATCAAGTGGAAAACATTGTAAGTGGTACTTCAGAAATTCTGGAGCCTGGTAATCGACAGGCAttgaaacagaaaaataaagtTGTTCCCGGAAAGGCTGCGGAAAGTCCCCGACAGAGAAGACCAGCCTTGGGTCTTAAACGTGCTCGGTTTTCTATGATGCCTGATTCCAG TCAACATGATACGAGCTTGCTACCACCTTTTGATGCCCAAAAATATACAGACCCAGAAGAATTGTTCAAGGAACTTGAAAAATATGAGA ATGCTAAAAAAGAATTAGAGAAATTGAAGGGTGGTGCTATATTGGATGCATACAAGCACAATCCATCCCCAATTAAACGGACCCGTCGGCCATCGATTCTGAG AAAGCGGGCTAAGCACAAGCATTCCTATCCGCTGATGGATTTTGAAAGTGGTGAGAATGGTAGTCCACTGAATCATAGCACACGAATAAAACCTAACGAAAATGTTGCATGGGAGGAGATGGATTTAGCTG GTTCATTAGCTGAGGAAGTGAATGTTGGAGATTTTGATGAACTGCTGTCTCTAAGTACTGAATGTCTAGAAGGTGATGGGGCGGTCACTCATGTACAGAAGTGTTTGAGGATGAAACCAATTGAACCAGAGAAATCTGACGTCCCAGAATTGCAAGGTATCCCTAAGGGTGACTGTTTGACAGACATAGATAATTTGTTAAAAGGGTTAATCAGTTCAACAGGTGTGAAGCATAGAAAGCGGGCAGAAGGGTCTATTCATTTTGCATCTCCAAAACCACCAAAAAGCCCTTTTACTTCAATTCTGGATTTGCATAAGAGAATTTTACATTCAAGTCCATCAAGCGATCCATTTTCAGCTCATGGTATCGATCAGTTGCCAGTGCCAAATCCTTCATCAGTTGAGAACCGAAACAAACAATCTGAGCTGGTTGACATGAGAGAGCAGATTACCGTTTCTAATGCGTTGAAGTCCCCTTTCATTGAACAAGACAGTATTGAAGTTGCAGTGATAGGTGGTTCATCTGATGTGGATCTTAACGAATTCAGTTATGCATCGAAAAGATCTGTGAGTGAAGATTCAAGTAAACATGATGCGAGAATTGATTTTGGCTCAAGTGGATCTCATGTTGGCCTTGAGGATAACATTGGAGGGAGTAACATGCATAAAAGGGTTATAAATGATACATCACATAGCCCTGGTGCCAATACGGATGCTTGGGACAATGGGGACAAGGGAGACAATGACGGGGATGAG GTCGAAAATGAACATGAGGAAGCAGTGGCTAGTGCGGAGCCTGTACTGAATGTGGCAGATTCAACTTTAGGAAAGGCAGGCAACACTCTGAATGACAATATGCACCCTGATGCTGATACTGATAATAGGGACAATGTGGCTAATGATGGGGACGAG GTGGAAGACAAACATGAGGAAGCAGTGGCTGGTGAGGAGCCTGAACTTAACGTGGCAGACTCAACTATGGAGAATACAAGCAGCGCTCTGAATGAAAATATACAGATCAAAGAAAACTCACGCCCACGGATAAAACGGAAGAGCAGAGAAGTTTCTAGAAGGAAAAGTCTAGCAG GGGCTGGTACAACGTGGCAATCTGGTGTAAGGCGAAGCACGAGGATCAAGACAAGACCCTTGGAGTATTGGAAAGGGGAGCGGCTGTTATATGGACGTATACACGACA GTTTGGTTACAGTAATTGGGATTAAGTACGCCTCTCCAGAAAAGGATAATGGAAGAGGTCCTCTGAAGGTGAAGTCATTCGTCTCTGACGAATACAAAGAGCTTGTCGAGCTGGCAGCTTTGCATTGA
- the LOC126610190 gene encoding DNA-repair protein XRCC1: protein MSHSKGSQGNGSDKAGKRSLPSWISSRDNESESPEKKLTGAAEGEESNEEGKPGVARGRGGTPSKDIKKSSASSSGTANFSKLMEGVVFVLSGFVNPERSNLRSQALEMGAEYQPDWSSDCTLLVCAFPNTPKFRQVEADCGTIVSKDWISECYAHKKLVDIESYLMNAGKPWRKSSVSHQNSQDKKVSRPSKSKKQDGETPLKPTAPATSKIKASNTVKECFSPSKVKKWAVDDLNKTISWLESQEEKPEPDEIKQIAAEGILTCLQDAIEFLEQKQDVRKITEQWNFIPRVVEELAKLEGIGNNSAAVSKEDLCKQAVDCKQIYEAELNGFGDESSKKKPKVERQERNTGKTEGICSGAAGYDSDDTIEMTEEEIDHAYNNVASKIANAV from the exons ATGTCTCATTCGAAAGGGAGCCAGGGTAATGGTTCTGATAAGGCCGGGAAGCGAAGCCTTCCTTCGTGGATTAGTTCAAGAGACAATGAGAGTGAGTCTCCTGAAAAGAAATTAACTGGGGCTGCTGAAGGTGAAGAAAGCAATGAGGAAGGAAAGCCAGGGGTAGCCAGGGGACGCGGGGGTACGCCTTCTAAGGACATCAAGAAATCTTCTGCATCCAGTTCCGGAACTGCAAACTTTTCCAAACTCATG GAAGGAGTAGTGTTTGTGCTGTCTGGGTTTGTTAATCCTGAGCGCAGCAATTTGCGGTCACAGGCTTTGGAAATGGGAGCGGAATATCAGCCTGACTGGAGTTCAGATTGCACTCTCTTAGTTTGTGCATTTCCAAACACCCCAAAGTTTCGACAAGTTGAGGCAGATTGTGGAACTATAGTTTCAAAg GATTGGATATCAGAATGTTACGCCCACAAGAAGCTTGTCGATATTGAAAGTTACCTTATGAATGCTGGAAAACCCTGGCGTAAAAGCAgtgtttcccatcaaaacaGCCAAG ACAAAAAAGTATCCCGACCTAGTAAATCTAAGAAGCAAGATGGAGAAACACCATTGAAACCAACTGCCCCAGCAACTTCAAAG ATAAAAGCTTCTAATACTGTTAAAGAGTGCTTTTCTCCTTCTAAAGTGAAGAAGTGGGCAGTTGATGATTTGAATAAGACAATATCGTGGCTGGAGAGTCAAGAAGAAAAG CCAGAGCCAGATGAGATAAAGCAAATAGCAGCTGAAGGGATTTTAACTTGTTTACAAGATGCAATAGAATTTCTTGAACAAAAACAG GATGTCCGGAAAATAACTGAGCAGTGGAATTTCATCCCTCGTGTAGTCGAAGAGTTGGCAAAGCTCGAGGGCATCGGAAATAACTCTGCGGCAGTATCCAAGGAAGATCTCTGCAAACAGGCTGTGGACTGTAAACAAATTTACGAGGCGGAACTTAATGGTTTTGGTGATGAGTCCtcaaagaaaaaaccaaaggtGGAAAGACAAGAGAGGAACACTGGGAAAACTGAAGGTATATGCAGTGGTGCAGCAGGATACGACAGTGATGATACAATTGAGATGACAGAGGAGGAAATAGACCATGCATATAATAATGTAGCTTCTAAGATCGCTAATGCTGTTTAA